The candidate division KSB1 bacterium genome has a segment encoding these proteins:
- a CDS encoding HDOD domain-containing protein: MKSRILFVGDLDDLPGSLDRMHCQWDMAFIQNGTDALETLSKGPFDVVVADMQISGITSSDFFNQISEQYPQIIRVMLLGTDGQASLIQAAAPVHQWLPKPCDPDLLEAKVARAFSLRRILMNETLMSCVSKMKSLPSPPALYFDIMKALGSGIEKVMTRVGELISEDIGMTAKVLQVVNSAHFGLRMKASNPIQAAKMLGPTTIKALVLASEVFSQFEQIQIAGTSFEKLLHHSQVVGSFARKIAEIEGEAKSTAEDAFLAGILHDTGKLILASNSPEQYTKVASLAAENDMTIWQAEQEMFGATHAEMGAYLLGLWGMSDSIVEALAFHHRPTECLDAKFGLVTAVHVANVLEAELHEGSESKTSTLDEDYLAELNMADRLSIWRQSCHEQVAK; this comes from the coding sequence TTGAAGTCTCGAATTTTATTTGTAGGCGATTTGGATGATTTACCAGGATCACTTGATCGGATGCATTGCCAATGGGACATGGCATTTATTCAGAATGGAACTGACGCCCTTGAGACACTTTCCAAAGGACCTTTTGATGTCGTAGTAGCCGATATGCAGATCTCCGGAATTACCAGCTCCGATTTTTTTAATCAAATCAGTGAACAATATCCACAAATAATCCGCGTAATGCTGCTTGGCACGGACGGGCAGGCAAGTCTTATACAGGCTGCGGCACCAGTTCACCAATGGCTACCCAAACCATGTGACCCTGATCTTCTCGAAGCTAAGGTGGCCCGAGCTTTTTCGCTTCGCCGCATCCTTATGAACGAAACTCTAATGAGTTGTGTCTCGAAGATGAAATCGTTGCCAAGCCCGCCAGCATTATATTTTGATATAATGAAAGCACTAGGCTCCGGAATTGAGAAAGTTATGACGAGAGTCGGCGAGCTCATCTCTGAGGATATCGGTATGACTGCCAAAGTCCTGCAGGTGGTCAACTCGGCCCATTTTGGGCTCAGGATGAAGGCTTCGAATCCTATCCAGGCAGCGAAAATGCTCGGGCCAACCACAATAAAAGCATTAGTTCTCGCTAGCGAAGTGTTTTCCCAATTCGAGCAAATCCAAATCGCTGGAACCTCTTTCGAAAAGCTGTTACATCATAGTCAAGTGGTCGGTTCATTTGCCAGGAAGATAGCGGAAATCGAAGGGGAAGCCAAGAGTACAGCTGAAGATGCTTTCCTCGCTGGCATTCTGCATGATACCGGAAAGCTGATATTAGCCAGCAATTCTCCCGAGCAGTACACGAAAGTAGCGAGTCTGGCGGCGGAAAATGATATGACGATTTGGCAGGCTGAGCAGGAGATGTTCGGAGCCACCCACGCCGAGATGGGCGCTTATCTTCTTGGACTCTGGGGAATGTCCGATTCTATCGTAGAAGCCCTTGCATTCCACCATCGACCCACCGAGTGCCTTGATGCCAAATTCGGCCTGGTCACGGCGGTTCATGTCGCCAACGTGCTTGAAGCGGAGCTACATGAAGGCAGTGAATCCAAAACATCAACTCTTGACGAGGACTATCTGGCTGAGCTTAACATGGCTGATCGATTATCGATTTGGCGGCAAAGCTGTCACGAGCAAGTGGCAAAGTGA
- a CDS encoding chloride channel protein produces the protein MAKIKFKRRIIRSRNLLANFSKNFEFKFTGRWMFYSLIIGVVAGGGGILFFYLQEAIELISLKGPAGFHPPLPGGEGGGSESSPLPSMFNWWFFIIPTVGGLVSGWLVYTWAPEAEGHGTDGVIKAFHQDRGKIRARVPIIKTIASAITIGTGGSAGREGPIAQIGAGFGSIFASKLKLTDQDRRTMVVSGMAAGIGSIFRSPIGGALFAVECLYKDDMETEGLVPAITSSIIGYTVYASVFGWNTIFTTGDYSFQNPLELVFYGVFGLLCALLGIFYVKIFYGFHEKVFAPLKIPKHFKPAIGGLCLGILAFFFPYILGSGYGWIQMAIDGQLAITLMIIAAILKVFATSFTISSGGSGGIFAPSLFIGGMLGGAFGGVAHNLFPDIVTQPTAFVLVGMAAFFAGAANVPVSMTIMISEMSGSYGLLVPLIFTSTLAFFVARKWSIYSQQLKNHAESPAHRGDLIVDILREIPVVAAYKAKPDLPKIANNLPIQRILPLFADREEDCFPVVNKEGEITGLLSMGTLRAVIGEEGVGSLIVAEDIKTKLDTVSPKDNLQQALGHFLNTKYSSLPVIDPEDPNTVLGFLTYHDLISAYDEALIKWSTDS, from the coding sequence ATGGCTAAAATCAAATTTAAACGGCGCATCATTCGCAGCCGAAATCTTCTAGCTAATTTCAGCAAAAACTTCGAGTTCAAATTCACTGGCCGATGGATGTTTTACAGCCTTATTATCGGCGTTGTTGCCGGCGGGGGCGGAATTCTGTTTTTCTACCTCCAGGAAGCAATTGAGCTGATTTCTTTAAAAGGGCCGGCCGGGTTTCATCCGCCGCTGCCCGGCGGCGAAGGCGGCGGTTCGGAAAGCAGCCCGCTGCCGTCGATGTTCAACTGGTGGTTTTTTATCATCCCGACGGTCGGCGGCTTGGTTTCGGGTTGGCTGGTTTACACCTGGGCGCCGGAAGCCGAGGGGCATGGCACGGACGGGGTTATCAAAGCTTTTCATCAAGATCGGGGAAAGATCAGAGCACGGGTGCCGATTATCAAAACAATTGCATCTGCCATCACAATCGGCACCGGGGGCAGCGCCGGCCGCGAAGGTCCGATTGCCCAAATCGGCGCCGGATTTGGCTCAATTTTCGCTTCCAAACTCAAGCTTACGGACCAGGACCGCAGAACAATGGTGGTTTCCGGCATGGCTGCCGGCATCGGCAGCATTTTCCGTTCGCCGATTGGCGGCGCCCTCTTCGCGGTCGAGTGCCTCTACAAAGACGACATGGAAACCGAAGGACTGGTCCCCGCAATCACTTCATCGATCATAGGTTACACGGTTTACGCTTCGGTCTTTGGCTGGAATACGATTTTTACCACCGGCGACTACTCTTTTCAAAATCCGCTCGAGCTGGTTTTTTACGGGGTGTTCGGGCTGCTTTGTGCGCTGCTCGGGATTTTTTATGTCAAAATTTTTTACGGCTTTCATGAAAAGGTTTTTGCCCCTTTAAAAATCCCCAAGCATTTCAAACCGGCAATCGGGGGACTGTGCTTAGGAATTTTAGCATTCTTCTTTCCCTATATTTTAGGGTCCGGCTACGGCTGGATTCAAATGGCCATCGATGGTCAGCTTGCCATTACGCTGATGATCATCGCGGCGATTCTGAAAGTTTTCGCGACGTCTTTTACAATCAGCTCGGGCGGCAGCGGTGGCATTTTTGCGCCGTCGCTGTTTATAGGCGGAATGCTTGGCGGCGCTTTTGGCGGTGTCGCACACAATTTATTTCCGGACATCGTGACCCAGCCAACTGCGTTTGTCCTGGTCGGAATGGCGGCGTTTTTTGCCGGCGCTGCGAATGTGCCGGTTTCCATGACCATCATGATCTCTGAAATGAGCGGTAGTTACGGACTGCTCGTGCCCCTGATTTTTACTTCGACACTGGCATTTTTTGTTGCCCGCAAGTGGAGCATTTATAGCCAGCAGCTCAAGAATCACGCCGAGTCCCCCGCACACCGGGGGGATTTAATTGTGGATATTTTACGGGAAATTCCGGTCGTGGCAGCTTACAAAGCAAAACCGGACTTACCGAAGATTGCGAACAATCTTCCCATCCAAAGGATTTTACCCCTGTTCGCCGATCGGGAAGAGGACTGCTTTCCGGTCGTCAACAAAGAGGGAGAAATTACCGGGCTGCTGTCCATGGGAACCTTGCGGGCGGTGATTGGAGAAGAGGGTGTCGGCAGCTTAATTGTTGCTGAGGATATTAAAACCAAACTCGACACCGTGAGTCCAAAGGATAATTTGCAGCAGGCGCTCGGGCATTTTCTAAACACAAAATATTCTTCGCTACCGGTTATTGATCCTGAGGATCCGAATACGGTCTTGGGTTTTTTGACTTATCACGATTTGATCTCAGCGTATGATGAAGCGCTGATTAAGTGGAGTACGGATAGTTAG
- a CDS encoding class I SAM-dependent methyltransferase yields the protein MNLWEFKAGFYDSARRLFPFNLILSKESANLKNLLSKIDVDHGKILDVGTGTGTSLAFWGESAQLFALDSSFNMINKAKLKGSKNLIVGDALALPIKSDSFGLITAIGLLEYQKEKNTLLEEFRRVLLPAGHILLTYSQSGLLNFVRFLGGHRLYLLSSAKFNRLIQESGLACLKKKHSLIQTQILLHDNSGTHG from the coding sequence ATGAATCTCTGGGAATTTAAAGCCGGCTTCTACGACAGCGCCAGGAGACTTTTTCCATTTAATCTTATTCTATCAAAAGAAAGTGCAAATCTAAAAAACCTGCTGTCAAAGATAGATGTAGACCATGGAAAAATTTTAGATGTTGGCACCGGCACGGGAACCAGTTTGGCCTTTTGGGGGGAAAGCGCGCAACTGTTTGCTTTAGACAGTTCTTTTAATATGATTAACAAGGCTAAACTCAAAGGCAGTAAAAATTTGATCGTAGGCGATGCCCTTGCTCTGCCAATTAAATCAGACTCTTTTGGCCTAATCACCGCCATCGGGCTGCTCGAATATCAAAAAGAAAAAAATACGCTTCTTGAAGAATTTCGAAGAGTTCTCCTTCCGGCAGGCCACATTCTATTAACTTATTCACAAAGCGGCCTGTTGAATTTTGTGAGATTTTTAGGAGGTCATCGTCTTTATTTATTATCTTCCGCTAAATTCAACCGACTCATTCAGGAGAGCGGCCTGGCCTGTTTGAAGAAAAAGCACTCGTTAATTCAGACACAAATCTTGCTTCACGATAATTCGGGAACTCATGGCTAA
- a CDS encoding DUF84 family protein — MGLEGGFFGEVSPEQKRWYFLQSWVYVSDGERGYFGASGATPVPERIVHDVIEGKNELGEVIDNYGTESDIRDKYGAFGVFTQGLITRQASFEFALLSAFAPFFNQTLYVS, encoded by the coding sequence GTGGGATTGGAAGGCGGTTTTTTCGGAGAAGTCTCACCCGAACAAAAGCGCTGGTATTTTCTGCAGAGCTGGGTTTATGTCAGCGATGGGGAACGAGGATATTTTGGTGCCTCGGGTGCGACGCCGGTCCCGGAGCGAATTGTTCATGACGTGATTGAAGGCAAAAATGAACTGGGAGAGGTCATCGATAACTATGGAACGGAAAGCGACATCCGGGACAAATACGGAGCATTTGGTGTTTTTACCCAGGGCCTCATTACCCGGCAAGCTTCTTTCGAATTTGCTCTTCTCAGCGCATTTGCACCGTTTTTCAATCAAACTCTTTATGTTTCATGA